In Gossypium hirsutum isolate 1008001.06 chromosome D06, Gossypium_hirsutum_v2.1, whole genome shotgun sequence, one genomic interval encodes:
- the LOC121218491 gene encoding putative receptor-like protein kinase At4g00960, which yields MGRETMSCTLCKSLVLWNPQDLGVPDARYNTGDITFNLTEFDTVWESLMDTVVRNASNGSSTLKYATGEADFTITQTIYALMQCTPDLSYQNCDFCLRQSISYYERCCHGKQGGYVQRPSCYFQWDLYPFYTPNASTTAPSLSPPPSPVSPPPPAASPPPQSVNTIKKEEGGHRSSQTLVIIIVPIVILVAVLVILAVAILRKRIAKPKQDDQNAKTRVESLQFDFDAVRVATKDFSDANILGRGGFGPVYKGKLEDGRQVAIKRLSENSGQGQQEFKNEVMLLAKLQHRNLVRLLGFSLEQKERVLIYEFLPNSSLDNFIFDSVKRSLLSWTKRYKIINGIAKGLLYLHEDSQYRIIHRDLKTANILLDEEMNPKISDFGMAKLFTVDQTRADTSKVVGTYGYMAPEYAWHGQYSVKSDVYSFGVLVLEIISGKKISSFSNQEVGDSLLTHVWRNWSEGTALEVVDPILRDCSRIEIMRCIHLGLLCVQDNIAYRPTMASVVLMLSSYSMSLPVPSRPAFSMHSTMETETKSRSSSLSNQSKRETIQISVNEASISELGPR from the exons ATGGGGAGGGAAACCATGTCATGTACACTATGCAAATCACTCGTTTTATGGAACCCGCAGGATCTAGGAGTCCCTGATGCACGCTATAATACGGGcgatatcacatttaacttaacAGAATTTGATACGGTTTGGGAGAGTTTGATGGACACAGTGGTGAGAAACGCTTCCAACGGCTCTTCTACTCTTAAGTATGCAACTGGGGAAGCAGATTTTACAATAACCCAAACGATATATGCGCTAATGCAGTGCACTCCAGATTTATCATACCAGAATTGTGATTTCTGCCTAAGGCAATCCATAAGCTACTATGAACGCTGTTGCCATGGGAAGCAAGGAGGTTATGTTCAGAGGCCTAGCTGTTATTTCCAATGGGATTTGTATCCTTTTTATACACCCAATGCTTCTACTACTGCTCCATCCTTGTCTCCTCCACCCTCACCTGTTAGTCCTCCACCCCCAGCTGCTAGTCCTCCGCCACAGTCGGTGAACACAATCAAAAAAG AGGAAGGTGGCCACCGTTCATCCCAGACCCTAGTCATTATCATTGTTCCAATTGTCATCTTGGTGGCAGTACTTGTCATACTTGCAGTAGCTATTCTCCGTAAAAGGATCGCGAAACCCAAGCAGGATGATCAAA ATGCCAAGACCCGTGTAGAATCGTTGCAATTTGACTTTGATGCAGTAAGAGTTGCAACAAAAGACTTCTCGGATGCAAACATACTGGGACGAGGTGGATTTGGTCCTGTTTATAAG GGTAAGCTTGAGGATGGACGGCAAGTAGCTATAAAGAGGCTGTCTGAAAATTCGGGACAAGGACAACAAGAATTCAAGAATGAAGTGATGTTATTGGCGAAGCTACAACACAGGAATTTGGTTAGGCTTCTTGGTTTTAGCTTGGAACAAAAAGAAAGGGTTCTCATCTATGAGTTTCTGCCCAACTCAAGCCTTGACAACTTTATATTCG ATTCAGTAAAGCGTTCGCTACTAAGCTGGACGAAGAGGTACAAAATTATAAACGGAATAGCTAAGGGACTTCTTTATCTTCATGAAGATTCTCAATACCGAATCATCCATCGCGACTTAAAAACAGCCAACATATTGTTAGATGAAGAGATGAATCCTAAAATCTCAGATTTTGGAATGGCGAAATTGTTTACGGTTGATCAAACTCGAGCTGACACAAGCAAAGTCGTTGGGACCTA TGGATACATGGCTCCTGAGTATGCATGGCATGGACAATATTCAGTTAAATCCGATGTTTACAGCTTTGGAGTGTTGGTTTTGGAAATCATTAGTGGTAAAAAAATCAGTAGCTTCTCCAACCAAGAAGTGGGAGACTCTCTTCTAACCCAT GTATGGAGAAACTGGAGTGAAGGAACTGCTTTAGAAGTAGTAGATCCAATCCTGAGGGATTGCTCCAGAATTGAAATAATGAGATGTATCCATCTTGGGTTGCTTTGTGTTCAAGACAACATTGCTTACAGACCAACCATGGCCTCCGTGGTTCTCATGCTCAGTAGCTATTCCATGTCTCTTCCAGTGCCATCAAGACCTGCATTTTCCATGCATTCCACCATGGAGACAGAAACGAAGTCTCGGTCATCCTCACTCTCCAATCAATCTAAACGAGAAACCATTCAAATCTCAGTCAATGAGGCTTCCATTTCTGAACTAGGTCCTCGATGA